In one Candidatus Pelagibacter sp. HTCC7211 genomic region, the following are encoded:
- the lipB gene encoding lipoyl(octanoyl) transferase LipB: MNLEIKKSIKPINYFSAIDLLEKRLENLYKNKDKELIWILEHDEIFTAGTSYKENEILDNSINLIKTNRGGKITCHSPGQLICYFVLDLRKKKDIRKFISCIEKTIIETLKEYKIETFSDKNNIGIWHKKNKTVNKVAAIGVRVKKWIAYHGFAINIDNNLNQYKKIIPCGVKDKGVTNLISIAKNDYSNLDNLLIEKFISNLEI, encoded by the coding sequence ATGAATCTAGAGATCAAAAAGTCAATAAAACCAATAAATTATTTTAGTGCAATAGATTTATTGGAAAAAAGATTGGAAAATTTATACAAAAATAAAGATAAGGAACTTATTTGGATACTAGAACATGATGAAATATTTACAGCTGGTACAAGCTATAAAGAAAATGAAATTTTAGATAATTCTATTAATTTAATCAAAACTAATCGTGGTGGTAAAATAACTTGTCATTCTCCGGGTCAATTAATCTGTTATTTTGTTTTAGATTTAAGAAAAAAAAAAGATATTAGAAAGTTTATTTCTTGTATAGAAAAAACAATTATAGAAACTCTTAAAGAATATAAGATAGAAACATTTTCAGACAAAAATAATATCGGAATTTGGCATAAAAAAAATAAAACAGTAAACAAAGTTGCAGCAATTGGGGTGAGAGTAAAAAAATGGATTGCTTATCATGGGTTTGCAATAAATATAGATAATAATCTTAATCAATATAAAAAAATTATACCATGTGGAGTCAAAGACAAAGGTGTTACCAATCTAATTAGTATTGCAAAAAATGATTATTCAAACTTAGATAATTTATTAATAGAAAAATTTATTTCAAACCTGGAAATTTAA
- the mgtE gene encoding magnesium transporter → MSLVKKIKDKKVNFEFNKEYIKVVTSKIANNDATFITNSFKEMHPADAADIIEHLNQSDRESLIKLNNFKIDPEVFVELNESIQTEIITYLSSDSIVSILTNLESDDAISILENVPEDDKNNILSSLPPKDRFALLESLSYPEDTAARIMQREFTAIPSNWSVGQTIDYLRENKDLPEEFLEIFIINEEFKPIGTVPSSRVLTTSRDTKMLSIMSESQLLIPVDMDKEEVANLFENYNLNSAAVIDKNNKLVGMIMSDDVLTVLQEEAEEDALRLAGVGDEEITDGVITKTKRRFNWLLLNLFTAFLATWCISLFGATIEQMVVLAFLMPIVASMGGNAGMQTLAVTVRTIATNDLTENNFSSNVLKEFTIGILNGIIFAAISAFIVQIWFQDNTLSIIISISMILTMIIAGLFGILIPVTLKKMNIDPAIASSVFVTTITDVIGFVSFLGVGAYFL, encoded by the coding sequence ATGTCTTTAGTTAAAAAAATAAAAGATAAAAAAGTAAATTTTGAATTTAATAAAGAATATATAAAAGTTGTAACATCTAAGATTGCTAACAATGATGCTACTTTTATTACAAATTCATTTAAAGAAATGCACCCAGCTGACGCAGCTGATATTATAGAACATCTAAATCAATCTGATCGAGAGAGTTTAATAAAACTTAATAACTTTAAAATTGATCCTGAAGTTTTTGTTGAACTTAATGAGTCAATTCAGACAGAAATTATTACTTATCTTTCATCTGACTCAATAGTCTCTATTTTAACTAATCTTGAATCAGATGATGCAATATCAATTTTAGAGAATGTACCTGAAGATGATAAAAATAATATTCTTAGTTCATTACCTCCCAAAGATCGTTTCGCCCTATTAGAAAGTTTGAGTTATCCAGAAGATACAGCTGCAAGAATAATGCAGCGTGAATTTACGGCAATACCTAGTAATTGGTCTGTAGGTCAAACAATTGATTATTTGAGAGAAAATAAAGACCTACCAGAAGAATTTTTAGAAATCTTTATTATCAATGAAGAATTCAAACCAATTGGTACAGTTCCTTCTTCTCGAGTTTTAACTACATCTAGAGACACGAAAATGCTCTCAATTATGTCTGAGTCTCAATTACTAATACCAGTAGATATGGATAAAGAAGAAGTAGCTAACTTATTTGAAAACTATAATTTAAATTCAGCTGCAGTTATCGATAAAAATAATAAGCTTGTTGGAATGATTATGAGTGATGACGTTCTAACTGTATTACAAGAAGAAGCTGAAGAGGATGCTTTGAGATTAGCTGGGGTAGGTGACGAAGAAATAACAGATGGGGTAATAACTAAAACTAAAAGAAGATTTAATTGGCTTTTATTAAATTTATTTACAGCTTTTTTAGCAACTTGGTGCATTAGTTTATTTGGTGCAACAATTGAACAGATGGTGGTATTAGCTTTTTTGATGCCTATAGTTGCATCAATGGGTGGTAATGCTGGAATGCAAACTCTGGCTGTAACTGTTCGAACAATAGCAACAAATGATTTAACAGAAAATAATTTTTCATCTAATGTTTTAAAGGAATTTACTATTGGAATTTTAAATGGAATTATTTTTGCAGCTATAAGTGCTTTTATTGTTCAGATATGGTTCCAAGATAATACTCTTTCAATAATAATTTCAATTTCAATGATATTAACCATGATAATAGCTGGTCTCTTTGGTATTTTAATTCCTGTAACACTTAAAAAAATGAATATTGATCCTGCAATTGCATCAAGTGTATTTGTGACAACAATTACTGATGTAATTGGCTTTGTATCTTTTTTAGGTGTAGGTGCATATTTCTTATAA